The genome window TAATTTTTACAACAGCTATAATGATCATGTATTTAGCTATTATGGTTAAAAATGTATCATTTTCGACAAAAGCGAAGATCCCGGGAGAACTGCCGCACACCCCGCCGGATTTAAAGGGACAGCAGCGATTCGGCGCACTCTGTCCGTATGTCCGGGAAGCCAACGAGGTTTTTCGGGAAACATGGCACCTGAAAGAACGAAAACTGTTCGACTTCCTGCTGGTCCACATTCTGCGAGGCACCGGCCGCTTCACCGTTGCGGATGAGACATTCAATATCAATACAGGCGATCTCATCTGGATTCCGCCGAACACGCTGCACGAAATGCGCGGCGATGCCCCGGGAACAAAACTTCAATACATTCATTTTGATCTGATCTATGATCCGAAGCGAAGCCACTGGAGCGCCAGCATTCCAGCCGGCACCGTTGACCTGAGCCGGTGGAAAGACCGTATTCATCCGCCGCTCGACGATTCAATACTGCGCAACTGGTGCGGAAAACTGGATGCCGGCAACCAGACCCGCGTGACCGAACTGCTGCGAAAAATTGTTTTTGAATACAACCGGACACAGACAAGCCGCCTGACCATCGCCGGGCTCGTTCTCCAGCTGACCGGGCATCTCATGGAAGCGCAACAGGCTTCCTCTTTGAGCAACCGGCAGATCCGGGCAGTCGAAAATGCCATGCAGCAGATCCAGATGAACGAAACGCTGAACCTTGAAATTCT of Tichowtungia aerotolerans contains these proteins:
- a CDS encoding helix-turn-helix domain-containing protein; translated protein: MIMYLAIMVKNVSFSTKAKIPGELPHTPPDLKGQQRFGALCPYVREANEVFRETWHLKERKLFDFLLVHILRGTGRFTVADETFNINTGDLIWIPPNTLHEMRGDAPGTKLQYIHFDLIYDPKRSHWSASIPAGTVDLSRWKDRIHPPLDDSILRNWCGKLDAGNQTRVTELLRKIVFEYNRTQTSRLTIAGLVLQLTGHLMEAQQASSLSNRQIRAVENAMQQIQMNETLNLEILSRQYGLSSTHFRKLFREHFGHSPREARQAAKMKAACDALVYSELSVSEIADRLGFTNIHNFSRAFRKAIGRAPTAYRNGHAP